ACACCCAAGCCAAGCCAAGTGAGTCTGCCAATGTTGACCCGTCGCCATTTCATCATGACCTCCACGGCCCTGTTCTCGGCCCCCATCGCCTATGCGCAGGATGAGGCAGACGCGCCGATCACCATGGAAGAGATCGACGGTGCCCTGGCGGAAGAACCAATGGCGCAGGTCCCGAACGAAACGGAACCCGCCGCGCCGGCTGGACAAAGCCCGGTGTCCAACCCCGGCAACTGGGATCGCTGGGATGCGCAGGTGACACCGGCGGGCTACGATCCTGCCACGTCGAACCCCTGGGGCCTGCCGACGCGTTTCCTGCCACGCCGGGTCGAGGCCAACCCGGGCCTGACCCCCGGCGATCTGCACGTGGATGCCGTGGCGCGCTATCTTTACCACATCGAACCCGGCGGCGGCACGGCGATGCGCTACGGCGTCGCCATCGCGCGCGGCAATCTTTATGAGCCGGGCACCTACCGGATCGGACGCAAGGCGAAGTGGCCGACCTGGACCCCGACGCAGGCGATGATCCGACGTGATCCGCAGCTCTACGCGGGCAAGGAGAACGGCGTGAACGGCGGACCGACCAACCCGCTCGGCTCGCGGGCCTTCTATCTCTACCAAGGCAGCCGCGACACCTATCTGCGCATCCACGGTTCACCGGCGCCGAAGTCCATCGGCGGGCGGGCAAGCTCGGGCTGCGTGCGCATGGTGATGGCCCATATCAACGACCTCTACCCAAACGTCTCCACCGGCTCGATGGCGATCCTCTATCCGCCGGAAGACATGCTCGGCTCGGCGAGCTGACCAGGTCTGCGGTCGCGGCTCAGTTCGCGACCGCGATATCCTCGGGCGCGCGGGCGCAGATTGGACGGCCGTCGATCGTGCGCAGCGGCAGATAGGTCGACTCGACCGGGCCGCGGTGCAGGTAGGAATAGCACCCCGTCACCTCGTCCAGCCGCGCCGAGTTCACATCCTGATAGGGCGCGGCGAGGGAGAGCACGTTTTCGGGCAGTCCGCCCGGGGTCGTTGCCCCGGGCTGGGTGGCGGTCATCGTTCCGGTTTCACAGGCCGCAAGGACGAGGGGCAGGGCGGCGAGGGCGAGAATGGGTCTCATGTTCTTTGTCTTTCGCTTGGACGCGGTGTTCGGTGGCGAGCATGGGGGATGTGAGCGAGGAATGCCAGAGGGGGGCGAGGTCCGGGCATCGCGCGCCGGTTGCCGCCAAGGCCTGCAGATTCCAGCGGGCCCACGGGCTTTTCCCTAGACAGTCTGTGCCATCTCGCCTATAGCGCAACGGTCCAGTGGCCCCGGATTCGTTCCGGGGCCTCTGAGTTATTGAATTCGGGCACCTGCGGACGCGTGACGTCGAGGGGCCTACACCCGGGTCGCAAGACCCATCACAGAGACTGGCGGGCCCAAACCCGCCGCAAAACGGAAGACAGAAAGCATGGCACTCAAGTCGTATAAACCGACGACGCCGGGCCAGCGTGGGCTGGTTCTGATCGACCGTTCGGAGCTGTGGAAAGGACGTCCCGTCAAGTCCCTCACCGAGGGTCTGACCAAGTCGGGCGGC
The Maritimibacter sp. DP1N21-5 DNA segment above includes these coding regions:
- a CDS encoding L,D-transpeptidase; this translates as MLTRRHFIMTSTALFSAPIAYAQDEADAPITMEEIDGALAEEPMAQVPNETEPAAPAGQSPVSNPGNWDRWDAQVTPAGYDPATSNPWGLPTRFLPRRVEANPGLTPGDLHVDAVARYLYHIEPGGGTAMRYGVAIARGNLYEPGTYRIGRKAKWPTWTPTQAMIRRDPQLYAGKENGVNGGPTNPLGSRAFYLYQGSRDTYLRIHGSPAPKSIGGRASSGCVRMVMAHINDLYPNVSTGSMAILYPPEDMLGSAS